The following are from one region of the Anolis carolinensis isolate JA03-04 unplaced genomic scaffold, rAnoCar3.1.pri scaffold_15, whole genome shotgun sequence genome:
- the LOC100553028 gene encoding arylacetamide deacetylase-like 4 → MRHISREADAVVVAVEYGLGPENPYPNQYTECEKAAIHFLKHVDDYHVDSSRIIVSGDSCGANFATRICQLLLSRSDLPRIHSQVLIYPGLQGMDFYLPSYQQNSKVPILWRETVIYFCCLYLNKTTSVINDVLESRHVPESIRQKYRKWVHADLVPEEFKARGYRPQEPGLYQFKPNVYEEMKDILEENFSPLFAPDETISKLPQTYILTCEFDVLRDDGLLYKRRLEDNGVPVTWVHVENGFHGVAILFGYGILSFPSAGRIVRETTDYIKGL, encoded by the exons ATGCGGCATATTTCCCGAGAAGCGGACGCTGTGGTCGTGGCGGTGGA GTACGGATTGGGACCGGAGAACCCCTACCCCAACCAGTACACCGAGTGCGAGAAGGCCGCCATCCATTTCCTGAAGCACGTGGACGACTATCACGTGGACTCCTCCCGGATCATTGTGTCCGGGGACAGCTGCGGAGCCAATTTCGCCACCCGGATTTGCCAGCTGCTGCTGTCCCGAAGCGACCTCCCCCGAATCCATTCCCAGGTCTTGATCTACCCGGGTCTCCAGGGCATGGACTTCTATTTGCCGTCCTATCAGCAGAACAGCAAGGTGCCCATCCTGTGGAGGGAGACCGTCATCTACTTCTGTTGCCTTTACCTCAACAAGACCACCTCGGTCATCAACGACGTCCTCGAAAGCCGCCACGTCCCGGAGAGCATTCGGCAGAAATATCGGAAGTGGGTCCACGCGGATTTGGTCCCCGAGGAATTCAAAGCGAGGGGCTACCGTCCCCAAGAACCCGGCTTGTATCAGTTCAAGCCCAACGTCTACGAGGAGATGAAAGACATCTTGGAGGAAAACTTCTCGCCGCTTTTTGCCCCGGACGAGACGATCTCCAAGCTCCCGCAGACATATATTTTGACCTGCGAGTTCGACGTCCTGCGGGATGATGGGTTGTTGTACAAGAGGCGGCTGGAAGACAACGGGGTTCCGGTGACATGGGTCCACGTGGAGAATGGTTTCCACGGCGTCGCCATCCTCTTCGGGTATGGGATTCTCTCCTTCCCGTCGGCAGGACGGATCGTGCGCGAGACGACGGATTACATCAAAGGCCTGTGA